The DNA window GTTGAGTGAAAAAGTAGGATCATTTGATACTGAACTCGTCGAGGAATTTCTATGGAAATTCGCACTCGAATCACGTATGAATGTTCACGTAATTGTCCACTACGGCAAAAACACACATCACATTATCGAAGCGATATTCAAAGCATTAGCACGTGCGCTTGATGAAGCAACAACAATCGACCCGAGAGTAAAAGGTGTACCGTCAACAAAGGGGTTGCTAACATGATCATTGGTATCATCGATTATGGCATGGGTAATTTGTTTAGCGTCGAGCAGGCATTGAAAAAGCTGGAATGCACTGTGATTGTCTCAGATGATCCGGTTGTTTTAGGAAGAGCAGAAGGAATCTTGCTCCCTGGAGTAGGAGCTTTTCCAGACGCTATGGAATTATTAAATCAAAAAGGATTATCGGAATTTATCCAATCATTGCCTGCGAAAAATATTCCGCTTCTTGGAATTTGTCTTGGTATGCAATTGTTGTATGAAGATAGCTCTGAAGTAAAACCAACAAAAGGCTTAGGCTTACTCGATGGGCAAATCCGTCGTTTTGAAAAAGGTACTTACCGAATCCCACATATGGGTTGGAATCGTCTTGAGTTTTCGCACATTCCTTATTGGTTAGATGACGTATTAAGCGATACACATGTGTATTTTGTTCATTCATTTTTAGCTGTGAATACAAATGAACAAGAAGTTTTAGCAACGGCGAGCTATGGCGAACTGGATGTACCAGGAGTAGTCGGTTCTGGGCTAATTACAGGCATGCAATTCCATCCGGAAAAATCCGGCGATTTTGGTCATTATTTATTAGAACAATGGATTGCAAACGTTAGGAGGAACTCGAATGACTAATTTCCAAATTTACCCCGCGATTGATTTGCGGAATGGTAAATGTGTCCGGTTGTTTCAAGGGGATTATGCACAAGAAACCATCTATGGAGATTCGCCAGTTGATATGGCGAAAAAATTTGTCGATGCTGGGGCACAGTGGATACATATGGTCGATTTGGACGGAGCAAAAGATGGTGTTCGTATAAACGACCAAGTGGTAATTGAAGCTGCAAAACTGAGTGCAAAAGTTCAAGTAGGCGGGGGCATTCGAACGCGTGAAGATATTGAACATTATTTGTCTAATGGTGTAGCACGTGTCATTATTGGCAGTCTCGCGATTCGTAATCCAGAACTTGCGGTGTCGTTTATCGAAGAATTTGGAGCTGAACAAATTGTCATCGGCATAGACGCTAAAAATGGCATGGCAGCAACAGAAGGTTGGATTGAAACATCAGGGCAAGCAGCAACAGAAGTAGCGGATTATTTTGCTGCTAAGGGAGCAAAGCATTTTATTTACACCGATATTGCTACGGATGGAACACTTGCTGGACCAAATATTGAAGCAAACCGTACTTTAGCTAAATCTGATCGTGCACAAGTTATTGTCTCAGGTGGCATTGGGTCACTGGAAGATGTGAAAAACGTTAAAAAAGCATCTGAAAAAAGCAATATTGCAGGTGTTATTATCGGCAAAGCTTTGTATGAAAACCGCTTTACACTGGAGGAGGCATTGTCATGCTGACAAAACGCATTATTCCATGTTTAGATGTAAAAGAAGGGCGTGTCGTTAAGGGCGTTAGCTTTGTGGAGTTACGTGATGCAGGAGATCCGGTTGAACTGGCTCGATTTTACGATAAACAAGGCGCGGACGAACTGGTCTTTTTGGACATTTCAGCGTCTCATGAAGGAAAAGAAACCATGATCGAAGTGGTGAAAATCGTCGCAACGGAATTATCAATTCCATTTACTGTAGGTGGTGGAATTCGCAGTTTAGAGGATATGAAACGTTTATTGCGTGCTGGCGCTGATAAAGTATCGTTAAACACGGCGGCACTCGATCGCCCCGAACTCATCAAAGAAGGGGCCGATTTTTTTGGATCTCAATGTATCGTTGTAGCAATCGACGCTAAGAAAAATGGTGATAACTGGGATGTATACACACACGGGGGGCGCAACAAAACCGAATGGTCAGCTGTTGAATGGGCAAAAAAATGTGTTGAACTTGGCGCAGGTGAATTGCTGCTAACAAGTATGGACAAAGACGGGTCTAAAGATGGGTTTGATCTGGAATTGACCCGAGCTGTACGCGAAGCGGTAGAAGTACCGGTTATTGCTAGCGGTGGAGCAGGAAATAAAGAACATTTTGACGAAGTATTTAAAAGAGTAGACGCTGACGCAGCATTAGCTGCTTCGATTTTTCATTATAAAGAAACGAGTGTTGCCGAAGTAAAAGATTATTTACGGAAAGAGGGAGTGAATGTCCGATGACTACGATTCAATATGACCAGAACGGGCTAATTCCCGTCATTATTCAACATGCTATAACAAAAGAAGTATTAACACTCGCTTATGCAAATGAAGAAGCTGTCCAAAAAACGATGGCTACCAATGAAACGTGGCTTTATTCAAGAAGCCGCAGTGAGTTATGGAACAAAGGCGCGACGAGTGGCAATACACAAAAAGTAACAGCCATTCAATTAGATTGCGATGGCGATTCATTAATTTATGAAGTGGTTCCAAACGGACCAGCTTGTCACACAGGAAAAAACAGCTGCTTTTTTGAAACGATTCACGGTGAATCGAACGAGTCATCAGGAGATATGATTGCGCAATTAGCAGCATTGATCGAAACACGTGAAACTGAAATGCCTGAAGGTGCTTATACAACGTATTTATTTAATGAAGGCGTTGATAAAATTTGTAAAAAAGTAGGAGAAGAAGCAGCGGAAGTGATCATCGCTGCTAAAAATCGCGATGCTGAAGAATTATCAATGGAAGCTGCCGATTTGTTGTACCATCTTTTGGTGTTACTGCAGGAACAAAAAGTAAGCTTTAACCAAGTTGTGGATGTATTGAAAGAGCGACATACAACGAAAATGGACAAGTAAATAATAGGAGAATATGCTATAATTACAGCATATTTGAGTTTGGAGACGATTTTAATCGTCTCTTTTACTTTTTCGGAGGCATATTTTGGAGAATAAAAA is part of the Planococcus sp. PAMC 21323 genome and encodes:
- the hisH gene encoding imidazole glycerol phosphate synthase subunit HisH, yielding MIIGIIDYGMGNLFSVEQALKKLECTVIVSDDPVVLGRAEGILLPGVGAFPDAMELLNQKGLSEFIQSLPAKNIPLLGICLGMQLLYEDSSEVKPTKGLGLLDGQIRRFEKGTYRIPHMGWNRLEFSHIPYWLDDVLSDTHVYFVHSFLAVNTNEQEVLATASYGELDVPGVVGSGLITGMQFHPEKSGDFGHYLLEQWIANVRRNSND
- the hisA gene encoding 1-(5-phosphoribosyl)-5-[(5-phosphoribosylamino)methylideneamino]imidazole-4-carboxamide isomerase — its product is MTNFQIYPAIDLRNGKCVRLFQGDYAQETIYGDSPVDMAKKFVDAGAQWIHMVDLDGAKDGVRINDQVVIEAAKLSAKVQVGGGIRTREDIEHYLSNGVARVIIGSLAIRNPELAVSFIEEFGAEQIVIGIDAKNGMAATEGWIETSGQAATEVADYFAAKGAKHFIYTDIATDGTLAGPNIEANRTLAKSDRAQVIVSGGIGSLEDVKNVKKASEKSNIAGVIIGKALYENRFTLEEALSC
- the hisF gene encoding imidazole glycerol phosphate synthase subunit HisF, with translation MLTKRIIPCLDVKEGRVVKGVSFVELRDAGDPVELARFYDKQGADELVFLDISASHEGKETMIEVVKIVATELSIPFTVGGGIRSLEDMKRLLRAGADKVSLNTAALDRPELIKEGADFFGSQCIVVAIDAKKNGDNWDVYTHGGRNKTEWSAVEWAKKCVELGAGELLLTSMDKDGSKDGFDLELTRAVREAVEVPVIASGGAGNKEHFDEVFKRVDADAALAASIFHYKETSVAEVKDYLRKEGVNVR
- the hisIE gene encoding bifunctional phosphoribosyl-AMP cyclohydrolase/phosphoribosyl-ATP diphosphatase HisIE, whose translation is MTTIQYDQNGLIPVIIQHAITKEVLTLAYANEEAVQKTMATNETWLYSRSRSELWNKGATSGNTQKVTAIQLDCDGDSLIYEVVPNGPACHTGKNSCFFETIHGESNESSGDMIAQLAALIETRETEMPEGAYTTYLFNEGVDKICKKVGEEAAEVIIAAKNRDAEELSMEAADLLYHLLVLLQEQKVSFNQVVDVLKERHTTKMDK